atcggatgtgattgaaactttgtaggattattctttacatcaaagtatttacatctgtagccttttacgaacgttatcagaaaaacaagggagataactagccttttctgttcggcaacacacaacttaacgttgggcttttctcggaaactataaaagtgaccgggctcaaattttatgtgaacgtgactcattgtgttgtgaatagcaatttcttcctgtccatctgatgcctcatataatattcagaactgcgaaagtgactcgatcgagcgtttgctcttcttgttaaagagGGGATTTCCTGATTCGACAACTGTAGGCACCCATACACTCAACAGCAGTAAATGGCTGcaaacaacaagaaatgaagcactgatgtgtgtgtgtgtgtgtgtgtgtgtacttctgtgtgtgtgcttctgtttgtgtacatgtgtgcatctctctctctctctctctccctctctctctttccctctctctccctctctctctctccctctctctctctctctccctctccctctccctctccctctctctctctccctccctctctctctctctatctctccctctctctctctctccctctccctctctctctctgtaaccaCTGTCCTCTCTATCCTGTTTTTTCCTCACTATTTCttatatttttctctctcaagaCACTCACTGGACACAAGCAGTGGTGCGCAGACTCCAATGGAGAGCTCAGCTGTCTTGTATGGATAGACTTCGGACACAAAATGACCCAGTGCCAGGAAGAACGAGAAGAAGGTCAGATGGTACACACTGCAAATGAACATcagatattaaaaaaaatgtgcgtGAAATTCTGATTCGTCAGAACTTGAGCTGAATAAATGTCTAAGATGTTTAACACATTAAAAACTGTAAAATAACTCATAAATAGTCTTTCTATCGAGCAAAAGAAAGACTCACTAGTTTAATGCAATTTTACTGAGTTTAACAGTTGCAGGATTTGATTTTAACGATAAATATAAGTAACCATCTATATTTATTACACCAAAGGTTAATGCATTTGCATCATTAGAACAGGAATAGTCCCCTGCCAGAACATAATGGTACATGCACTAGTTATAGCTTTAAGGCTGAGGTCTCTCTATGATTATCTGGGGCTATGCgtttgaaaagatagggctAAGAAtcctgtacagaattctgtacagggAAGGCGGCCTGAATCCTGACCTACACTGCCACCttcgctgtacagaattctgtacagaaTTCTCAGCCCTATCTTTTTGAACGACCTAGTCACAGagagaccacagctttaaccaAAGCTGACATATTTTTCATTCCACAGACTGAGGCTGTGAAACCTTGGTGTCTTGCTTTTCTTCTGCTCGCTCAAGTTTCAGCAGTTGATACATCTTACTTACGTGTTATTATGGATATTGACAGCACAGGCAAAGCGCAGAACAGCGGCCAGCAATGTCCAGGTCCCAAACAGCCTGGCAGCCAGACCTGTCACTgtgggaaaacaacaacaacacatcctTGAATATAtattaaacagtgttttattagCAAGTGTGACAGCTAGGGAGACTACTGCGacacccttcacagcagactctgcaaaGTTGTCTGCCTGCCTTGACGGCTTGAGTGTGGGCTGGTAATAGTAGCTCAACGTTTCTTGTATGTCAGTCGCCTGTTAGACACCTGTCacttgtagagttctgtttgagATTGGGTCCGGGTGCTGCTGTTGCACTGTATGCTTTTGGGAACCTTTGCGTACCCATAGCAGTATTTATAAGGCTAAGATTAAAGAAATCAGCTCTAATATTCTCAAacctgtttgactggctttgccttCAAAGTTAATTCTTGCGCTTCAAGTTCTTGCTCAGTTACTCAAGCTACTTAAGTTCAGTCTGATCCTTACAAAATTCACTGCTGCACATAGGTTACCTCAAAACAGCGCAACACTAGTGTTTCACTAATATGGTTTATAACGTATACCAAACATAGGCAAGTGCTTGAGGGATAGTGAAACGTAAGGCTGAATAATCAAAATTGTGGGAAAATAGGTTTCCACAGTTTATCAAATTAACGGTACACTTTGTTCTGGAGATCGGGCTGCTTACAGTAGTATTATGAGCAAGCACGACCTATCCCGATATAATTATATGTCATCACTTtcaaagcagagagagagatagatagatagagagagggatagatagatagagagagatcgcgagagacaagacaagacaagacaaaatctgtattatcgagggtaatagataagcaagaatattgctttttttacatccaaccctcgccctaatatagggtcaacaaaaacagaaaacaatataattaaAGAACTTAATTTAATCTAATTAATATGTTTGGTATGTtataattagagagagagagagagagagagagagagagagagagagagacagagagaggaaaagagagagggagagatggaggGTGGTCGTGGAGATAAAGGAGACATGGAGAGAAAATCTGACCAACCATTTCTTTCCGGTTGAGTTGTGTAAAGGCGCGAAGATAGGAAAGAATGATCAAAGAAGCATTGCATCGTGTTTCCCAATGCCATTATGGCCACAAACCCTATCCATACGCTCAAAAACCGCAAGTAGTTTGAGCTGGAAGTCACAGACATCTTCTGGCGTGATCATCGGATGATGCTGTCTGCTACCGGTAACGATGTCATTTGTGGTTGTCGCAGTATGCATCAATCAAGATATTAATaatatttcttttcttcaaaCACTATGATAGCAACAAAACTACAATTTAATTTCAAAATATCATATGAAACATTGGTATTTCACTTTTTTGAATATTCAAGCGAGTGGACATGTCGTGAAAGAACCGTTCCAGTTTGCGtcaacaaccatgtaaacaaCGAATGGCGGCTGGTCGGGGAGGGTACCAATTCCACCACGGTGTCTATCAATATGTGCGAACATCTGTACATGGTTGAAGAATAACTTAGGTATGCTGGTACatatttctctctgtttttgatgCCACTTAAgttcaaacaaaagaaaatgacTCTCCTGCAGTTTGTTTACGCGTAGAGTTCCGGTGCATCTGATTCTGAGAGATTGGAAGTTTTTAGCAGCTGCAGAGTATTGGTATaatgttaaagaaaaaaaatagatccTTACTCACCTGGACAAAGACAATACAGCTGTCAAAATGTTGTCTTTGAAGGCTTCTTCAAGACTAATAAAGTAAACcagaaagaaaaagtaaaaacaaaatgcaCCTAACATGAAAAGTGAGTAACATAACaaaactcaagactcaagatcTAAGACTCAACATTTTACTGtctttataaaaacaaggaaaattgccatgcagtgtcaggcgatcacagacataaaatacatcacagTTACTAAGAGTTAAGGATTGTACTTAAAACTAACAACACTAAACcgtatcacatttactaagaatttaGAGTTGCACTAAAACATCGTGCATCTAAATACTTAGTATTAATATAAATTGACCATTTCAATCTCCTGTCACAGACTTTTGCTCACTGCCACGAAAATGTtgcttccttctttctttcagcTGAGGACTGCCACTGCCTCTGGCAGCTGTCATACTTGTACACACTATGACATCCAAATGGTGTGCACCAACTGAACGATGATACACACGAAGCACTGGGGTAGAGGGATAACCAGTTAATTTCTGCTCGCTGTACGGAAGAGAGAAAGCTCTAAACATCAAGAGTGAGTTCATTTGGAATGTCTGTCATAAATAATATTCATACATTCAGTGAAAAGATAAGAGGTGTCATTATGGTAACGTattaacctctttattcccaaaatatatgtgtatATGAAGCATTACCTTATTTAGCTGCATTGACAGCTGAGAGTATGCCTTTGATGTATAAAAGAATacaccaaaaacacacacacacggtttgtttgttgttgttgttgttactctGTTGTTTATTAAAAGGTTTGTTGCCCGTTATATGTTACGCAGTTTACCGAGGACGTCAGTTGATGTCCTACAgacagcgaaagggttaaatgTTCTCGGGTAATGCACAGCATGTCTGAGCTATGATGCCTTTTAAACATTCCATCTTATTGCCTTAAGTTCCATACACACTTTTAATGAGCCTTTGATAAGAATCAAAATTCAAACTGACATTTGGTGTATGATTATGTAACAAAGTGCAGGATGATACCtagatacatgtatgtatgtattttctTGTGTATCAGTGGCAGGAGCAGTCACCGGTGGTGGAGGTGATGATGTTCATGAGGAGAATGGAGTTCTGTTCTGGATCAACCGCAGTGGTTTTCCTATGGATGAATGCACATGGGATCAAATGTGGGACCATGTGTCTCGCAACCACCCTGAAGGTGTGAGAATGACAGAGAAGATCCGTAACTCAACCAGTTTACCTCAGGTCAGTAAAAACTGAAACTGCTGATGTAGTTTGTGATACTAGTGGTTGGAAAAGAGAGGTAACAAAAAGCCTGGAAATAGTGTTCGTTGAATTTAAAGTTTCTGAAATCCTTTTGATGTTTGTGCAGTCAATCTTCTTGTTTTAATATTGAACTGAAATTCTGATCAGTAGTGTTTTGCATCACCTACATCTAACAAACCAACAGGTATGTTGGTGCATGCTTTGACCTTGTCTCTATATCCTTGTTTACAGTGCATGTGTTTTAAAGTGCGTACCATTTCATGTCATGTGAATTTTTGTCAACTTAATTTGGTAGGATCTGACTGCACCCTAAATCATGCACCAGAATCACTCTTGACCTACCAGGATAATATATTAATGTATTGTCATGTTTGTGTGATGGTAACTTTACAACCGTTTGACTTTGCTTATTTATCTGTATTGGTGAATACAGAATTctgttgtttttcaactttgtttATCTCACCCACAGTCATCTTGTTGTTTAGATTATTTATCTTGATTGTCGGCAGGTTCCAGCACCTCAGCCCCCTCTAAATTTCCCAGCAACAGTCGCCATTCCTGAACGACTGGAACGAATCCAGCAGTATATGACAGAACTTGAGTATCCTTTGATGTCTTCATCAAGCAGACTTTGAttttggtacagtggaaccccccttttaagacctccaaaaatctgagaaaatctggtcttaaaaaggagggagtcttaaaatggggataattttacagaggttatgaacagaaagtctgagaaaacaaggtcttaaaaaggagggagtcttaaaatgggggtaattttacagaggttatgaacagaaagtctgagaaaacaaggtcttcaaaaggagggagtcttaaaatgggggcaattttacagaggttatgaacagaaagtctgagaaaacagggtcttaaaaaggagggagtcttaaaatgggggtaattttacagaggttatgaacagaaagtctgagaaaacaaggtcttaaaaaggagggagtcttaaaatgggggtaattttacagaggttatgaacagaaagtctgagaaaacaaggtcttaaaaagaagggagtccgacattggttttttttaaaaattggggttccactgtacagagtTTTGAAACAATTCCATGAAACCTGTTTTTTATCACCCGTAGAATTTCTTTTACAGAAGTATCTGTTGTAGGATGCAGCTGTTTATGTTAATGTACCaacttgaataaaaaaaataagccctgcagtccggactgacgatctaacagcgaacgacaagaagaagaagaataaaaaataaaatgtatattTGCCCCTCTTACTCTTTTATATTTCAAGTCTTAAAACAGCCTTCATCAGTTTTCACTGGTAGTTTAGATTCCTCACTCAAACCAATAAAGTAACATTTCCACTTTTTTTAGGGCCAGCTTTCTTGTTTCATACATCATTTTACAAATGCAACTCCTTTGGTTTTAAGTCCACCTGCAACAGGTTCTTATTAATACATCACGTACAGCACGTTATCCATGTTTGCCTCAACTCCTGCTCAGATACAACCACACAGGCACTCAGTTCTATGAAATCCGAAAGAATCGACCTGTGACAGGGTAAGGATTGTGATTTCGCTTTCTTTTAAATTAAGTTgtagcatagacctatattagaaatataggtccctggttgtagtgtttgtgatttaaaaaaaaggtataTGTACCTGTATGTAAAGGTATTTGTACATGTATTaattattaatttcttgtttgttttgaatgttgCTTAACAATTCTCACTCTTGAAAATGTACAGCTCGAAAAAGCACCGGCAAACTGTACCGCTCATATGTTCCATTTTCATTAGAAATCATTGGAGCATTATATATTCATGGGATTTGTATGCACTTGGCTGTTTTGATTTTCGGTAATGTCTTTTTTCCCTTTCAGTTTGATGGAGTGTGCAAAAGAGATGATTAGAGAGGCATTACCCATAAAATGTCTTGAAGCAGTCATTCTTGGAATGTATCCTTCATGGGTATacattgtgtctgtgtgtgtgcgtgtgtatgtttgtgggtgtgtgtgtgtgtgggtgggtgggtgtgtgtacgtttgtattgtttgtgggtgtgtgtgtgtgtgggtgggtgtgtgtgtgcatgcgtgtgtatgtttgtgggtatgtgtgtgtttgtgtgtgtgtgtgtgtgtgtgtgtgtgtgtgtgtgtgcacttatggttatgtatgtgtatgcatgtgtcaCAGTCTGTATGACCTAATACTATCTCCATGTTCCTTAGCGCCATCAGCTTTTTAACAAATGGAATGATGGGGGTAGAACGATTCCCTCTGAGTTTTAAGAGTATCTACAATGGCCACATTTACCGTCACGTCGTCTTGGGCATCTATCAGGGAGGTCGCTATGGCGCTATTGGCATGAGTCGTCGGGATGACCTCATGTACAAACCTCTGGAATACGAGAGTCTGACCGATGTTGTTCTTGACTTCCAGAAGTGCTACATGAGGTGTAAGTCTCAAGCAGCTGCATGGTTTTCTTTGGTATTTCTTACTTCTAAGTATTGAAAGTAAATAGTTGGTAACTTTGCTCATTCTTAGTTTTATTTACAAGCCTTAAGATGCCTATCTTACAAACTTGTGGTACATGTAGGAAGTTgcaaaccccccgcgggtttgggggaagaatttacccgatgctccccagcatgtcgtaataagaggcgactaacggattctgtttctccttttacccttgttaagtgtttcttgtatagaatatagtcaatgtttgtaaagattttagtcaagcagtatgtaagaaatgttaagtcctttgaactggaaacttgcattctcccagtaaggtaatatattgcattacgttgcaagcccctggagcaaattttttttattagtgcttttgtgaacaagaaacaattaacaagtggctctatcccaatccccccccccccccccccccccccctttccccgtcgcgatataaccttgaacggttgaaaacgacgttaaacaccaaataaagaaaggtaatatattgcactacgttgcaagcccctggagcaattttttgattagtgcttttgtgaacaagaaacaattaacaagtggctctatccccccccccccccccctttcctcgtcgcgatataaccttgaacggttgaaaacgacgttaaacaccaaataaagaaagaaataaagaaaggaagTTGCAAAATGCCATTCTTAATAAGAAAAAAGTGAATAGAtagaatacaatggaacctgTCTGTAACAACCAGCCAAGGGACCAACCTCAAGTGGTTGGTATTGACAGGTGGTCGccatggaaaggtgaattatacagAAAATATACTCATCAGGGTCCTTTGGGGTGGTCATAATGGGCAGATTGTCGTTTAAAGACGACTGTTCGCTTGGCCCTGCTGATTCAACTGTAGCACTCGCGTGCACAAGAATCGTGGAGTTTCTTTGGACTTGAATAAGAAACATTTTGCAACATGAGAGCAGAAGATTACAAAATGAatcatgtttttacatttttttattttttattgtcttcttccttttattcttcttctgcttgaaacttcttttttgtgtgctccAGATTGGCATGACCTCCGCAAGGTCAAGGTGGGCTTGCCTGTCCCGCATGATCAACACAGCTATGAAATGATCAGCTGGAAGGTAAAATAGCTTGACAGGACTTTGCATTTGGTGTACATGCGCATGTGAGtaggtacatgtgtgtgtgtgtgtgtgtgtgtgtgtgtgtgtctttctttctttatttggtgtttaacgtcgttttcaaccgttcaaggttatatcgcgacggggaaagggggggggggggatgggtcatagagccacttgttaattgtttcttgttcactcctccaaaagtggcgtatggctgcctaaatggcggggtaaaaaacggtcatacacgtaaaattccactcgtgcaaaaaacacgagtgtacgtgggagtttcagcccacgaacgcagaagaagaagaagaagtttcttgttcacaaaagcaccaataaaaaaattgctccaggggcctgcaacccagtacaatatatgaccctactgggagaatgcaagtttccagtacaaaggactcaacatttcttacatactgcttgaccaaaatccttacaaacattgaccatattctatacaagaaacacttaacaagggtaaaaggagaaacagaatctgtcaGTCGCCTcccacgacatgctggggagcatcgggtaaattcttcctcctaacccgcggggggttgtgtgtgtgtgtgtgtgtacccaggAGACACGGCAATAGTTCACTGCTTTTAGAAATAATAAAATTGCAAAACTGGAATCtctgtgattttgtgtgtgacaaACTCATGCAGTTTGTGTGTACCTATTAAGGGACTGCATGTATGAAGAAGAACACCGGCAACAGTTACAGAAGTGGAATATACTGGACATACTCATGTTTACAAGCCCAAACTTTTCTGTGCAAAGACTGAAGGAGGTCAATGAAATGAcagaaataacaacaaaaaggaTCTCATCATCTTTTACAGGCCAGTTCCAGTAATGTTGACACTATGTTTTATTATTGCAGAATTTGACCCTGAGCATGAACCGCCTTTCAACCAAAGAACTGACCAAGCAGCTAGAAGTTCACTCAAGGAACATGCGAGCCAAGGTATTATGCCCCGCATCAGGTTCAGTGAGAAATTGATTTCTTGgcgtcaactttgtgcagactctctttggtgtcGGAACACCCCCGTGAACACATATGCTAACGCAAAAGACCCCAagctcacagcaaaagtctcaggatGCATGCGTCATCTCTTTTAAGGCTTTGTTTTCttatatttttctctctcaatttATTCGAACTTCCCTCAACTTTAAGAGTAAGACCACTATCATACCTTGTCATTTttatagtacatgtacatgtagtatTCAAATGCTAAAGGTTATATATTAGACTGTCGCCAAGGATATGATTATGGATTTTTATCAGCCAGATATCGGTTTAGGTCATCAAGGCTCTCATTCGGTTAATTAGGTTGTTGTGTCTGAGACAGTCCTGACCGTGATGTTAACCTTTGTTTTATTCATGCAAGACAGTCCTGATGGTGATGTTAACCTTTGTTTTATTCATGCAAGACAGTCCTTATGGTGATGTTAACCTTTGTTTTATTCATGCAAGACAGTCCTTATGGTGATGTTAACCTTTGTTTTATTCATGCAAGACAGTCCTGACGGTGATGTTAACCTTTGTTTTATTCATGCAAGACAGTCCTGACGGTGATGTAAGCCTTTGTTTTATTCATGCAAGACAGTCCTTACGGTGATGTTAACCTTTGTTTTATTCATGCAAGACAGTCCTTACGGTAATGTTAACCTTTGTTTTATTCATGCAATATGTCTGGTGTTGCAGGCCAAGTCGTGGATCGTGAATGCGTCGGGCACAAAAAACATCATCACTCATGTGGACCCAGTCAGCCTCCGCGACAGTCCCACAAAAAATAGAGACCCTTCTCCTGTCCGTATTGCTAAGGTGTAAGTtggatgtttttttttgttgcactatcttcttctttctcttctttttgcAGTTACTTAGACCAGTTAGGAGGTAAAACTTATTTATGTACAGGCAGAATATAGGCATAAGGGAAGTTCTGTTCCGTAtttggtttgaaaaaaaatgaaaaaagagaTCTTACATTGTTGTATACTTGCAGGGGGCACTCTGTTCCGCATTTGACTTTACAGTGTCATAGACTTGATGAATTTTTGCACAGCAGAAAAAGATTTTATTCTGCTGTAAACGGATGGTTCTGCTCCACCTCCATCATTTTGGCAGATGAAAGTGCTACAGAATATAGCAGTATAtaagcaaagaaagaaatgtactCTCTTGTATTGGAACTGGCCAGCTGACAGTTTTAAATCAGATTTTCCGCTTCTTTACGTATGTGGAAGAAAATGCTTGCAATTTGCTAAAGaatattgttttattttgtattttgttttagttccgATAACTGAATGTTTTCTTGCTGCCTTTCAGGAAATCGCGGAGTGACCCTAACCCTTCAAGACGAAACAGCAATAACACCAAGGGGGACTACAATGTGAGAAtctgagttgct
This Littorina saxatilis isolate snail1 linkage group LG17, US_GU_Lsax_2.0, whole genome shotgun sequence DNA region includes the following protein-coding sequences:
- the LOC138952742 gene encoding ergosterol biosynthetic protein 28 homolog, yielding MSVTSSSNYLRFLSVWIGFVAIMALGNTMQCFFDHSFLSSRLYTTQPERNVTGLAARLFGTWTLLAAVLRFACAVNIHNNTVYHLTFFSFFLALGHFVSEVYPYKTAELSIGVCAPLLVSSLSIIMMAVGYAFPRPKKETERDEAAKLARKAKFS
- the LOC138952747 gene encoding tubulinyl-Tyr carboxypeptidase 1-like isoform X1, with the protein product MAGAVTGGGGDDVHEENGVLFWINRSGFPMDECTWDQMWDHVSRNHPEGVRMTEKIRNSTSLPQVPAPQPPLNFPATVAIPERLERIQQYMTELEYNHTGTQFYEIRKNRPVTGLMECAKEMIREALPIKCLEAVILGIFLTNGMMGVERFPLSFKSIYNGHIYRHVVLGIYQGGRYGAIGMSRRDDLMYKPLEYESLTDVVLDFQKCYMRYWHDLRKVKVGLPVPHDQHSYEMISWKNLTLSMNRLSTKELTKQLEVHSRNMRAKAKSWIVNASGTKNIITHVDPVSLRDSPTKNRDPSPVRIAKVKSRSDPNPSRRNSNNTKGDYNVRI
- the LOC138952747 gene encoding tubulinyl-Tyr carboxypeptidase 1-like isoform X2 produces the protein MAGAVTGGGGDDVHEENGVLFWINRSGFPMDECTWDQMWDHVSRNHPEGVRMTEKIRNSTSLPQVPAPQPPLNFPATVAIPERLERIQQYMTELEYNHTGTQFYEIRKNRPVTGLMECAKEMIREALPIKCLEAVILGIFLTNGMMGVERFPLSFKSIYNGHIYRHVVLGIYQGGRYGAIGMSRRDDLMYKPLEYESLTDVVLDFQKCYMRYWHDLRKVKVGLPVPHDQHSYEMISWKAKSWIVNASGTKNIITHVDPVSLRDSPTKNRDPSPVRIAKVKSRSDPNPSRRNSNNTKGDYNVRI